A section of the Petrimonas sulfuriphila genome encodes:
- a CDS encoding nicotinamide mononucleotide transporter: MQTLEIIGAVIGLIYLYLEYKANRWLWLFGVIMPVVYIVIFYQSKFYADMGINIYYFFASIWGWMVWTKKKKKNSAKNGKISHTPTRFIVPLTLAGIAIFALIAFILVNYTDSPVPYGDAFTTALSIIAMWMLAFKYIEQWGLWFVVNSISCGLYFWKDLHYTSGLFAIYAVISIFGYFKWKRMMKDEFRPFTV; encoded by the coding sequence ATGCAGACCCTTGAAATTATTGGAGCCGTTATCGGGCTTATCTACCTCTATCTCGAATACAAAGCCAACCGCTGGTTGTGGCTCTTCGGCGTTATTATGCCGGTGGTGTATATTGTCATCTTCTACCAATCCAAGTTTTATGCCGACATGGGCATAAACATCTACTATTTCTTTGCAAGTATCTGGGGATGGATGGTCTGGACAAAGAAGAAGAAGAAGAATTCAGCGAAAAACGGGAAGATCTCCCATACTCCCACCCGTTTCATTGTACCGTTAACGTTGGCGGGTATTGCTATTTTTGCACTTATAGCCTTTATCCTGGTCAACTACACAGACAGCCCGGTACCGTATGGAGATGCATTCACTACAGCCCTGAGCATAATTGCCATGTGGATGTTGGCTTTCAAATACATCGAACAGTGGGGATTGTGGTTTGTGGTGAACAGTATTTCCTGCGGCCTTTACTTCTGGAAAGACCTACACTACACCAGCGGATTGTTTGCCATCTATGCCGTTATTTCCATTTTTGGATATTTCAAATGGAAGCGGATGATGAAGGATGAATTTCGCCCTTTTACCGTCTAA
- a CDS encoding TonB-dependent receptor: MKKAVILAGLLALNLSLFAQADEQTDSLKNIHLEEVVVSSTRAGKNTPMAYSNVSQTEIRKENAARNIPAILQGIPSLVFFSEDGSGVGNTSMRIRGTDATRINVTLNGMPLNNPESQEVYWVNLPDLSSSLQSIQVQRGVGTSTNGAAAFGASISMKTAGARSTAYGEASTSAGSYHTFSSTIAAGSGILKNGLSLDARYSRNTGDGYIRNGFVDHSNLYAALSHYTDNQLLRLSYINGRQKTGITWEGISPEDLEKEGRRYNPAGKYIDEADNVHYYDNETDNYFSHIVQLLFTRDLNSHLSLNANLSYNNGFGYYENYRSDPYGGFKRGDKFSKYGLPDQTVNGVTYSRSPLIRQKLMRNDFYVANLAFLYTKNALDWSFGGMYSFYDGDHYGKLPWIKFNQNIPEDYEWYRNVGKKGEFNFFTKAEYRLNEKVSLFGDLQYRHIDYDFSGIDDDLADITSHFKYSFFNPKAGASYRIDNRNNLYASVAVGQREPLRTDLKESIKGGGGEERIRPEKMIDYELGYRFSHENGVSLGANIYYMDYKNQMVQTGKLNDVGYKLMENVKDSYRTGVELEASVPLANDKFRFDANATLSRNKINNYTAYFDLYDNSNDWNEVYIEKNGKQVRKQTRKELGTTHISYSPNLVGMASLTYQPLPALYFNLLGKYVSKQYLDNTSDNAKSIDGYFVSNFSAGYTFKKTPLGSIALQLFVNNLFNKEYIANGWASTEVFEEDGSSVNWIGYYPQATRNYMARLTVSF; the protein is encoded by the coding sequence ATGAAAAAGGCAGTTATTCTTGCAGGGCTTCTGGCCCTCAACCTTTCCTTGTTTGCTCAGGCAGACGAACAAACCGACAGTTTAAAGAACATACATCTCGAAGAAGTGGTGGTCTCTTCCACCCGGGCGGGAAAGAACACGCCGATGGCGTACAGCAATGTTTCCCAGACTGAAATCAGAAAAGAAAACGCAGCCCGAAATATCCCGGCAATCCTGCAGGGCATTCCATCGCTGGTGTTTTTCAGCGAAGACGGATCGGGCGTGGGAAACACCTCCATGCGCATACGCGGAACGGATGCCACCCGCATCAATGTTACGCTAAACGGCATGCCGTTAAACAATCCTGAGAGTCAGGAAGTTTACTGGGTAAATCTACCCGATTTATCATCGTCCCTGCAAAGTATTCAAGTACAGCGCGGCGTAGGAACCTCAACAAACGGTGCTGCCGCTTTCGGCGCCAGCATCTCCATGAAAACGGCAGGCGCACGGTCAACGGCATATGGCGAAGCATCCACATCAGCAGGCAGTTATCACACGTTTTCGTCCACTATCGCTGCTGGAAGCGGGATTCTAAAGAACGGCCTGTCGCTGGATGCACGTTATTCACGAAACACGGGTGACGGATATATCCGCAACGGATTTGTAGATCACAGCAACCTGTATGCTGCCCTTTCCCATTATACGGACAATCAATTGCTCCGGTTGAGTTACATCAATGGTAGGCAGAAGACAGGCATCACCTGGGAAGGAATCTCCCCCGAAGACCTGGAAAAAGAGGGAAGAAGATACAACCCCGCGGGAAAATACATCGACGAAGCCGATAACGTGCATTATTACGATAACGAAACCGACAACTACTTTTCACACATCGTACAGCTTCTGTTTACGCGCGACCTCAACTCCCATCTATCCCTCAACGCCAACCTGAGTTACAACAACGGTTTTGGTTATTACGAGAATTATCGTTCCGATCCATATGGCGGATTCAAGCGGGGCGATAAGTTTTCGAAATACGGGTTGCCTGATCAAACGGTAAACGGAGTAACCTATTCGCGCTCACCGTTAATCCGCCAGAAACTGATGCGCAACGATTTTTACGTGGCAAACCTGGCATTCTTATACACCAAAAATGCGCTCGACTGGTCTTTCGGCGGGATGTACAGTTTCTACGACGGCGACCACTACGGCAAACTGCCCTGGATAAAATTCAATCAAAACATCCCCGAAGATTACGAATGGTACCGAAATGTAGGGAAGAAGGGTGAATTCAACTTCTTCACGAAAGCGGAATACCGGCTCAACGAAAAAGTTTCGCTCTTCGGCGATCTCCAGTACAGGCATATCGATTATGATTTTTCAGGAATTGATGACGACCTGGCGGATATCACCAGCCACTTCAAATACTCCTTCTTTAATCCCAAAGCCGGAGCCTCCTACCGGATAGATAACCGCAACAACCTGTATGCCTCGGTGGCTGTTGGGCAGCGCGAACCGCTTCGGACTGACTTGAAGGAAAGCATCAAGGGAGGCGGAGGAGAAGAGCGGATCCGTCCCGAAAAAATGATCGACTATGAGTTGGGATATCGTTTCTCCCACGAAAACGGTGTGAGCCTGGGTGCAAACATTTACTACATGGATTACAAAAACCAGATGGTGCAAACCGGAAAGCTCAACGACGTGGGATACAAGTTGATGGAGAACGTGAAAGACAGTTACCGGACAGGTGTGGAACTGGAAGCATCGGTACCGTTGGCAAACGACAAATTTCGTTTTGATGCCAACGCCACATTGAGCCGGAACAAAATCAACAATTACACGGCCTATTTCGATCTGTACGACAACAGCAATGACTGGAACGAAGTTTATATAGAAAAAAACGGCAAGCAGGTACGCAAACAGACCCGTAAAGAGTTGGGGACAACCCACATTTCCTATTCTCCCAACCTGGTGGGTATGGCTAGCCTGACCTATCAGCCTCTTCCGGCGCTCTATTTCAATTTGTTGGGGAAATATGTGAGCAAACAGTATCTCGACAACACATCGGACAATGCAAAATCGATTGACGGCTATTTTGTAAGCAACTTCTCGGCCGGATACACATTCAAGAAAACACCGTTGGGCAGTATAGCACTGCAGCTCTTCGTGAACAACCTGTTCAATAAAGAATACATTGCCAACGGGTGGGCTTCTACCGAAGTATTTGAAGAGGATGGTAGCAGCGTAAACTGGATTGGCTACTATCCGCAAGCTACCCGGAATTATATGGCACGGCTAACGGTTAGTTTCTAA